tatacatatgtatatatatatatatatatatatatacatacatatatatatacacacacacacatatatatatgtatatatacttggtCTCACCAATGACTTTTGAACAACCTTTCTAAAGAAAATTTGTATGAAATAAATGAGTATGccaattttcattattaaaatttcaaaacttaCTGTCTTTATGAAGATCATAAATTCTCACTTGCAACTGGCACTCTAAgtattctttttctaaatttatgtGCTTCAAGCAAAGtaatttaatatgcatgggaaaaatatttgaattattcatCTTTCTTCCAGTTCGCTCTCTCAAACACACACTAAACTGCCTGTAATTCTATCAAAAGTAACTTCCAAAGAAGTGCATATGATttcctttttagttttgttttaaataaacagTGAGCTTTTAggcaaatgttttataattttggaagtaactataaaattataattttgcttatcagattaaaaattttaagattaaTTCTTAGTTAAGctaaatatacatataagtgATTGCATATTGAGTAGGCTATCTAAAAGAGAGTTATTTATCATTCATATTAATGATGCCAATTGGAAATCAAAGCTTCCTCAAATTTGGATCACCTGTTTTCTAATTCCATGCATTATGGTATGTGGATGTTGTCATTGACATTGATTGTTTCATgtaattgttattaaaatataatttgaattatGAAAAGAGATAATTATAGGAAATATCTATAAGTATATCTGTACAAGACAACAACATGTCTGGATCAATATTCCAAGTGTTTTGTCCCTAGGATACCAAAGAATAACTGGGTAATTACTTTCATCATTCATCCAGATGTTTAACATCACATTTAAAGCACTTAAATTTCCCCATCCTTCCTCAACCAAAGGATAAAATTGTtattaatttcaattaaaaatttagatcctgaaaaaaaaaacaaacttcagaGTCacattaaaatgtgaaaaaaaatgttgaaagctatttagacaaaaaataattttaattaacttGGCTTGGGAAAAGaccatataatattattttagcaAAGGGCTGGGAGAATAATGAAAATACTTGGAAACTtttgtgaatgtgtgtgtctgtgtatgtgagtATGCTCAACAACATCTGAGAGGACTAaatacatttttacattaaaagatAACTAATTTGATTATTTACCATCTAAAATAACTCCTTTTCAATAAtgctgtttttatttataatgaatAGTTATGTATATTGCATGTTTTGTGCAGTTTGTGATGAACTAACCTTATTTTATCCTTTCAGAACTCTGTGCCATATATTTGAATTTTAGTTGTGCCTGTAAGCAAATTCATAATTTTAccatatttctaaatatattgaaTTTCAGAAACAGAAGGCAATAAAGGGAATATTACAGATTGCATTTCAGAATTCATTCTAAAACACTAAAACTCACTATAAGTTCAATTCCCTCCCTGCCATTTTTGCATGAGTCATTTTATATCACACATAATATCACTTTTCAAACCATGCTGAGAGCTACATTTGGTCAAAGATAAAACTTAATCTTTAAGCACCTGCGTCTTTTTGAAGAAGAATCTTTAATAACTTTGTTGAAAGgcttaaaaaatgaagaataagccAGCAGAGCCTTTATTGCTCCTTTTTGGGCCTCATTCTCTCAAACTACTATACTTGGATATGAATGTTCAATAATATACTCTATGACTCTGGAATTGCTGTTTGCTTCACAGCAAAATTCTACATAAAGTAGTTGCCTTCTTGGAACTTACTCAAGATTTGTGACATTATTGACATTAAAAAAGgagatttgggattttttttaacctatataaactatttcaacaAATAGTCGCCAAGGACAGTGTTATAGTAAAGCTATGGTATATTCTTAAGTTTTTCTTCCTCgtttattttataatcataaaatcttgcaagttatttttgttgtttcattaGCTATTCTGTTAAATGCATTGGCTCACCAGGATCCAGGTGGACCACATCATCAGGCACTTAAGAAATACTTATTGGTGAGTTCTCATCCAAAAAGCTCACATGAGCAAGTGTTTGTGGCAGAAAGAAACTAACAGGTActgatattttcatttgtttttctaattaggAGTTCATCACACTTCTGTTAGCTACTCACTGGTTGTCTTCTGCTTGTAGTCTTTGAACAGTATTATCAAGTAGTTCCATTGATTCTCTCAGTGTGACATTAATTGTGAATGATTGTGGTTTAATGGTTAACCCATAACTAAAATTCATTCTTCGGTCCTCATCTGGATTGGCAAGGAAATTGCACTGGTGGGCCAAAATGGCAATAAAGAGAAATAGCTGTACTTTGGACAACTCTTCCCCAATGCACCTTCGTTTGCCCACAGAGAAAATCATGACCCCACTAGCCATGTCTTTGTCAATGAATCCTTTGTTGTCTAGGAATCGGGCTGGATTGAAGTCTTCTGGGTTCTGCCATTTCACTGGGTCATGATTAACTGACCATTGGTTGATAAATACCACTGTATCTTTGGGAATGTGATAGCCCATGATAGAAGTGTCAACAGTGGTGGCGTGTGGGATGGTGACAGGTACAAAGCTAGTGAAGCGCATGGCTTCATATAGAAAAGCCATGACATAGGGAAGATGAGGCTGATCATCCAAGCAGGGCAGTCGATCTCGACCCACAACTctatccaattcttcttgtaccTGAGCCTGTACTTCAGGAtacctgtttttaaaaatgaaagtgaagaaaACCATTAGGGAAAGTAGTTTCTATTGAATCAAGGAAAATATGGTTATTTACAAATTACATCTTAGAAGTcttctaactttattttaaagGCCTATGCCATGTAATTTTTCTCTACTCTGTCTTATTAAAtgagaattgttttttaaaacctTGTATAATGATGCTTGGTACATTCTCCCACCCCTCACCCCTACGCTCTATATTGTTTTAAATGGATACTAAAATGATAGCATTTCTTTTacacattttttaataataacactTCTTAATTTTAACTGTGGCTGAAAAAGTAGTTTATAGCGTAAGTTTATAAATTaagtttataaaaagaaatagacaaatgaAATGGCATGATGATTTGGAAGCAATGGTGATGAAAATCCACTCACTAACTAGGCATTTTTCTTAgccttttcttaaatatttacccTCTCCAGAAATTTTCTATCGATAAATTTCCAGCTTTGATTTCACTATAGAAAATTGTTAGGTACCATCTGAAGGTCAttgaaaactgaaatttaaactatatacaagattttttaaatatagttgtAATTCTATTTCATTAATAATTGATGTAAATTTGACACTCATTTAACGTTTTTGCTTGTGATTGCCACAGTTCTCCTAGCAGTCCTGATTTTCTGCGAATAATCTCACAGAAATTGTAAACAATATCCCTTTCATAATAAATTATCGCGATTGTGATTCTCatattcattagattttttttttatagacgattgtatacatatatagagtcTGCTCTAAAAGGGTCTCATAGTCTAaacttttcctttgcttcttcgaGTCACGCGATCACgctaaagaagaaaggaaacttgGGCACAATCCCATAAAGCCCGTGCGTGCCGTACCTGAGTAGTGGAGAGCTTCCTCTCCACCTGGCAAACCTATTGCTCCAGGCCGCCTCTGCATTTTACAAGTCCTCTCctcatccctatttttttttttttttttctgagacactcacagctttctctttccttcctttctaataAGACCTTGTGTTTCTGGCTCCATGCCCAAAGCTTCCGTGCTAACTAATCATGATCTGGGCCACAACCAAGGCTCGGGGCAGGGGGAAGTGGGGCGGTCCGGCTTGGAGATTGCTTTGCTTCATTCCGTTTACTTTCCTTGGGAAACAAAGCCCTAAATCGTCTGCTAGGTTTGATTGCCAGCGCCAGCCTCTGCTCCGCACTGCTGACTAAGCTAAGCCCCACCGCGCCTAATGGGCTGATGTGTTTATTTAACGTATTTAATGCATTACACTTTCCATTGGGGAATTGGGAGGAGAGATGGAggcaaagggaggaaggggaggaggagttTTCCCTATAACTTAGAGGGAGGGACTAGGCGGGATTCTCAATGCTTTTCAAAGGCCTGTTTGTCTAAAAGTGCTTTGCACTGATTTGCCTCCACACGTTTTTCCAGCTTCGGAGACTTCTCTAACTTCCATAACTATGGAAGGCTTCAATGGGTCAAAAATGAAGGGGGCACAACTCTGCAAAATATGCTGCGTCGGTGTGGCTGGAGTCACAGGATGGTCGGCCAAGGCCCCTGATTTCTTTTTGGACGCAGCACTTCGGCCTAGAACAGCGGGAAAAGTAGAGAAAACTGGAGACAGCTGGGAAACTTCAGAGAGACGAAGAAGATCTAAATCTGTGCCAGGGCCCAGCCCCCTCCTTTTCAGGTAAGACTAGCCTTACCTTATGAATAAGATGAGAAGCCACTGCAGTGCCGTGGAAAGCGTGTCCTGACTGGCCCCGAAAATATCTGTGACCGTGGCCGGCACGTAGTCTGTGTCCAGGTGCAGCCCAGCGGTAGCTTCTCCAgtactctcctcctcctccttccccaccgTGTGAATTAAGGCATCCATCATGTCCCGGGGAGGAGCCCCGGGCTTCAGGCTGCTCCTGTGCTTCAGGAATTTGTCCAGCACGAAACCGTAGAAGTCGTGATTGAGTTTCTGGAAGTCACGGTAGGCGGTGCGCACAGGGTTGGGGAAGCGCTGGAGCCAGGGCAGCACGTCCACAAGGCTGCCCGCCCCCACCGTGCGGCCGAACCGCTCGTTGTGGCTCAGCAACTCGCGGAACTCTTCATCACTGTGGCTGTAGCGGCAGCCGAAGCACACGGCACTCATCACGTTGGCCACAGCCACCACGGTGAGGGGACCCGGGTTCAGAAAGGCGCCTCCAGCGCTCCCTTGCACTAAGAGCATCACCAGCTCCCGCGCCTCGCTCAGCACATGTTGCTCCAAGACCCGGCGGCTGCGGACGTGTCCCGTGGAGAAGGCACGCACGGTGCCGTGGGCCACCCGCCGCTGCATTTTCCAGATCTCAGAGTATTTGCCGAAAGCCAGGCTACGGCCGTTGGACACCACATGGAAAGAGGGGAATGGCGGCCGGCTGGCGAAGGTGGACCCCTGCTGTAACAAGGCCTGGCGGATGGCGCGCTCGCCGTTCAGCACCACCACTGGGCAGTTACCCAAACGGATTTGGAAGACGTCTCCGTAGCGGCGAGCCAAACGAGTAAAGGAGAGGTGCGGGATATTGCCCACCTCCACAGCGTTCCCGATCAGGGGCCATTGGAATGGGCCAGGGGGGCTGAAACCAGCCCCGGGGGGCCGACGACAACGCCGTAGAATACACTGGCCCAAGTGGACAGCGACCAGCACGGAAAGGAAGAGCAGGAGAGTGGTCTGCTGGGTAGACAGAAGGTCGGGAATCCAGGCTTCTTCACTATTTCGGCTTGTGGCCATGCTGTGAGAGACAAGATTCATGAGCATCGAGGGCtattgggagggagagagaggggacgGTTTGATGACAGGAGAGGAAGCAGCTTAGAGAACTTGGTAGAGTTAAGTTAGAAAGACCGACTCACACCTAATGCAAACAACTGTAACTTAAAGGCAAGGAGAGGCTGTGAATACTTTGATCAGGACAGAGTTGGTCCCGATTCCTTCACACATACTCTGCTAAAGATGCTTCTGGTGCTGTTTGTGGAAAGACGCTGAATTCCACCAGCATCTACCCTGCAGAGCTCTTCCCACCGCTCTCCTCATCTCCTTCCATTCGCACACTCTTTACTAATAGGTTAAGAAGGGGCAGGTTGGCTTCTGAGAAAGCCCCAAAACAAAGCAGTATAACGGTCCCTCCAGTGAGAAGAAAGCCCCGAAGGGTATTTGGATACGAAGTGCCCCTCTTCCCTATCTGCCATTTGGTGCATTTCCTaatcctccctccacccctcacACACCCACCTGCAAAAACTGGTAAAACGGGGAGGTGAGGGCATCCCAGACTTCGCAAAAATACTGACCTGTGGGTAGGCGCTGCTTCCAGTAATATCTGATGAATAGGGAGCTGAGGAATTGAGCGTAGCTGTGGATACAACCAAAGTTTAGCTGCGTCGAAGAGGGACCTATATCAGACTGTAATTGACAGTCCCATTCTAGCATGGATGGATCTCAAAGGCTCTCCCAGCGAAGAGTATATCTGTTTTCACCTGCTCCACGGAGTTAGAAATTCATCCCTAGCTCAGCCCAAGTGGCGAAATTGGGGTATTTGGAGTAACTTCAGGAGAAGGGAAGTTATGAAAAGTTAGTTACCTTCCCAGGTGCCCTTCACCCCCGGGACAGAAAGAACGCTAGGATTTTCTAGCAGCGCTAGAAGTGGTTTGGGAGTACGGATGCCAGAGTCAGCCCCTACTCCTAGCTAGCAGAGATGATGTGAAATAAATTTGCTACTTGCAAACTGAACCAGCCCGTACTTTGAAAATGAGGCATCCCATTTCTACGGGTTTTAAAGACTCcgaaagggaggagggatggaaggagggagtgGGAGCCGGTCCGAGCATCAGCAAACAGACTGGACCTGGAAAGGGCGGGGCAGTGCCGGCAGGGGGAGGGGCCTTTAAGAGTGGCACCCGCGTGAGTAAAGACCTCAGTCCCCAGAGGCAAATGCGGTGGAAGAATCAGACCCTATTTGTGGTACAACCGAAAACAGATTTATTTGAATAACGAGTAAATTTACCCCCAGATTGCATTTGGTGTGTTTTCTTTGCAATAAATAAGATGCAGTTACCCCTAATATAAAGTATACGTTGGTTTTCAAGCCTCGGATTTCTAATTTCCATTTAGAGCTGAATCCATCCCAGCAACAAAATGACCCTCCTCACCCCCAAGTCCAATTCTCCCATAGACGGGTTTTAATGCAAACATTCAAGCTTTGCATTGCTTTATACTTATCTATTCTCGGCCTTTCTGGGATCTTTCCCCCTCCTTGCTCCGGAGTTAGAGAGAAGGAAATTTCCTGCAGGAATTGCTGGTGCGTAGCTGCTCTGTGCCCTACTGTTTTAGAGTGGCCTGGGGctactgagaaattaagtgactggtccagggTGACCCTATACCAGTCACTCAGGATTTCAACCTCAACCTAGATCTTCTCGAGTATAGCCAATTAATCCCTCAcatcctcattttcctcctgTGTTAAACGAAGGGCTTGAGGTTAGtggcttctaagatcccttccaactctaaacctATAACCCAATCCTATGATTCGGTGGTTTTTGATGCcccccttattttattttctgggtcATCCGTCCCCAGTTTATCCCCAACACCAGACTCCACCTGGTAAAAGAGATGTGAGCCTGCGAAGcttttaaataatttgtaaacTAAAGAAACGACAGAGCTGctgtttcctcctcctttctttcccacattttgctgtctgtctgtctaatcTATCAGCTAGatgctatctatttttttttttaatttaagcttaagttttttaaatttaaaatatcccCCTACCCACACCTTTTAGGGACAGCGAGGTCGTCCAGCGGATGGAGATCCGGGCCTAAATTGgctaaattaaactaaaaattgGTCCCAGACACATACAAGCTCTATGGCGTTGGGCAAGTCACCTGATCTttaccttattttcctcatttgtaaatcgGGGTCAGTATCTTATTCCCAGGCTGCTGTGagggtaaaatgagatatttgtaaagttcttggtACACAGTAGTCACTTATGTAAATAAATTTTCcctatctttatatttaaaaaaaattttttttttccctatgaacTTCACAAATAACCACAAACAGTTCAACATACAAAGAACGAGGACTGCATCGGAAAGCGTAAACTAGTTTTAAAAACgcttgtgttttgattttttaagtaTATTGACTACCCTTAAATTTTTAAGGCACACTTCCAAGGCATAAAAGAGGTAGGATTTCAGGTATTTCACTGAGGGTTCTTGAATAAACAATCGTAGTCATAATCACAGATGTCCAGCAGACGGCGAAGAGACGCGTCAGCTGGCGGCCCGGCTCTCTGTGGACACCTAATGCCGGAATCTGCCCGCAGATGCTGTCAGGCCAAACGCGCGCGTGCTCGCTCGCTCTCTGCGTAACCGCGGCAGGCTTCGGCCACGGGCTCGCTCTTCCTTTACTCTTCTCAGTCCGCCTCGCTTTCCTGGGTCTGTCTGGGCAGAGCAGCCCCTAAAGGAGGATCAGCCCGGGGGAGCGGGCCCTGCAAGGAGGGTGGGGCGAGACGGGCCGGCTGGCGTCCCTCCGcgcagaaggaaaaagaaagacaaacaaaacaaaacactccgTCTCCCGAGTGTTACAGAGTTGAAAAGTTTGGTGttggcgtgtgtgtgtgtttttttccttctcctgggTCGCCTCCCCTTTGCGTGCGGAGTTTGCATTGCGTGCGCGGCTTCTGGAAAGCCGGCTCTAAGTCATCCCCTCAGCACTCATCTGGGCTCCCCCTCCTCCCGCGCCTTCTCACGGTACCTGACACGCAGAGGCTGCTCTGCCAGCAGCGTGGGGGAGGGAGAGCCAGCAGCACCCCGCCTCTCATcacccccaccccctgccccaCACGCACAACCGCCATCCAGCCACCTCCCTCCTCGGAACTCGAAAGACCAAGGAAGGCCCTGCCTTGTAGCTAAGTCACCTGCTAAACCCATTAGCCGGAGAGAGAGATGTTTCTGAAGCTTCTTGGCAGGGCAGCTTAGTGGTGCCGGCTTCATTCCTTACTGTGGGGTTGAACGTGTGGGTGCATGTGTCTGTGTCTTCGGTTAAGGGATATGAGGATGAGTTTCATggttcttgttgtttgtttttgtttgtttttctggcttCTTGAAACGTGCTGCCAAGAAATCGCGTGACCCTTCTCGGGCTCCTTTACAAAAAGAATTCTCAAGAGGAGTGATCTAACAGGTCCTTatattatgcctttttttttcccctctaagaaGGGGAGGAATTGTCTGGCTTGGAATGTGTATTTTAATTAGATAGATGACACCCTCTCCTAGTGCAGTATTTTCAAGCCTCTGCCTACTCTTCTCTAGGTGAAGCTGTAGATGAAACAGACTTCTTGTGGATTGCAACAACCTATTATAAAATAGCTTTTATATAGCGTGTCCCAAAAGTCCTAGTGCACATGGACTTCATCTTCCTTCTATGTGTCTTTACAATGACTACCCACATACCTATATTGCTCTCCCATCATCTCAGTGCAATCTTAAACTACTCTAAGTTTTTTGATACACCTTGTATAGCACTTAAAGGTTTGCAGAATGCTCTTACgtatattatctcctttaatcctcacaacagtccttttattattattgttaatcctattattttcatttgtacagatgaggaaactaaggctcagaaaagCTGAGTCACAGAATTTAGTAAGAGTCTAAGGCAAGAAGTCACAACTAGTTTTCTCAAGTCTTCCCTACTCCAAGAGCTACACCCTATGGCATCTTCTAATTGCTCCTGTGGAGCACCTGCTGAGTACCAAGCTCTTGGCCAAGGTCTGAGGATgcatattaagtacctactatgtgtcaaaacTTTGtggaatataaagaaatgaaaccATCCTCTCAAAGAATTTTTAACTTGGGATACAGACAACATATGCacagatacataaatataatccatatccatatacaaaataaatgtaaaattattcctGAGGAGTGGAGTTCCAAGCAGCTGGGACAGTCTTCTTGCAGGAATGGTACTTGAGCAAAGCTTTGAAGGGTTCCAAGAGATAATTGGGGGCATTGGAGCTAATCTATACAAagcacagagatgggaaatggaatgctACTTACCAGGAACAGCCAGTGTGGTGGTTTAGCTGGAATTTAAAGTGTGTGGAGAGGAGTCATTTGTAATCGTTCTTGAAGGATGGATAGGCAGGAAACATTGTTAAATGCCAAACCAACAAGTTTATCCTGGGAGTAGTAGGAAGCTACTAAAGGTTTTGGAGCAATGAAGTTGATATAGTCAGATCTGTACTTGAGAATTATTAGTTTGGCAGTTGTATGTAGCATGGTTTGGAGAAGAGGGAGGCTAGACACAGACTAGTTACAATAAGGATGACATGACCATCTATGGAGAGTGATGGTCTGTATTAAGATTATGGTTACATCACTGTAGAAAAGGGAACATATTGTCAGGAAAGAATCAGCCATTTCACATTTTAGTTGatatggaggggaaagggaagaaagagacaaaTCAAAGTTGTGAACCTTGGTGACTGGAAGAAGGGTGGCTCCCTTCACAGAAATAAGTCATTTAGGAGAAGAACTGGATTTGGGGTTGGGGTAGGAGGGGATGAGGAAAtctaatgagttcagttttaaacCAAAGAAGAGGAATGAGAGTTGACTATATAGTGTGGAGAGCTTTCTACAGAGATATGATAAATGAATCATGGGgacagaaagataaaatgaaaaataattgtcTTTAACAAGTTTATATTTTCCTAGACAGAATTTACTCAATACATAAAAGATAAGTATAGGCACAGTCatttgaggagaaagaagagatgaattAGAAAATTTAGATGGATTAGGAAGTGGCCAATAatcccatcttccttccttcctttgtaacTCTTTAACTGgaagttttgctttattttgtttcttgaatttttttaaagtgggctACAAGGACCATAAAGAAGATGGTATACAAAAGCCACAACTAAATCATTCTAGAATGGAAGATTATAGAACATGCATCATCTCATTTTGAAACACCTGTGACttgatttacaaaaaaataacagGAGACTTTAAAATTCCTATTTAGCCTCTGGGATGgaataaaattaaacataagATATAATCACCCTTTCTCCAAGCAgaattttatcttatatttatgtatctatctgttcgtctgtatatttgtttatttggggAGCAAAGACTGTTGTGCTTTACTTTTCAAGATTTCCTCTGGAAATAATTTCAAACCCTAGTGTTAAAGTACTCAAAATCAGTGTTAAAGAGAGTTTATTGAGTATCTGGATAAATGATTACagattttcctttccctttccaggTTTTACACTGGGCTACAAACAAGTATTTAGAGTTAGCTATATAACTATGTAATCAGGCCTAGCCTCTGGCTTTGGCAGGCTCCATATTCCAGCTTTTCCCCCATTCTCACTTCCAACCCCTGTTTTTAAGGGGAAAGCCAATTAAAAATCTAGTGCGTGTTATTGTATCACTATTATGATGTGTTCAGATGCATATAGTAAACCACTATAATTCAGTTGCCTCTTATCCttgattcttcccttttcctttctattccttttattccattgttatctttctttttcccttgaatTCATCATCCtttctggcctttttttttctcttctctctactctaTCAATTGAAaacccctctcttttttctcttgatttctctgctatttttttttgcctcaacctccttctatttttttcttatttccaccTCTTTCCATTCTTATATATAACTTCTTTTATTTGACAGtttagttgtttatttttttctcttctccttcataAAGGAGAAGGGGACTCCTGGGGACACTGAGAAAGGGGCACCAAGAAGAAGACagtgagatagagaaagagaaaaaaaagaaaaagaaaaagagagagagaggagaggagaggagaggagaggagaggagaggagaggagaggagaggagaggagaggagaggagaggagaggagaggagaggagaggagaggagaggagaggagaaacagaaagacagagacagagaggaatcAGTTTCATGAAAGGTCTTACCCCCTACCAGGCAGGAATAGTTGATCATTCTCACAGCCTTGATTGGATTTGCTTCTCCTTCCCATCTTGCTTTTCAGATTTTGCAGCAGCCAATTTGATACCAATATCATTTTTAACCAATATCATTTTTAAACAACAAGGACATCCTAAGTCCTCCC
The DNA window shown above is from Sminthopsis crassicaudata isolate SCR6 chromosome 2, ASM4859323v1, whole genome shotgun sequence and carries:
- the CYP1B1 gene encoding cytochrome P450 1B1 isoform X1 — translated: MLMNLVSHSMATSRNSEEAWIPDLLSTQQTTLLLFLSVLVAVHLGQCILRRCRRPPGAGFSPPGPFQWPLIGNAVEVGNIPHLSFTRLARRYGDVFQIRLGNCPVVVLNGERAIRQALLQQGSTFASRPPFPSFHVVSNGRSLAFGKYSEIWKMQRRVAHGTVRAFSTGHVRSRRVLEQHVLSEARELVMLLVQGSAGGAFLNPGPLTVVAVANVMSAVCFGCRYSHSDEEFRELLSHNERFGRTVGAGSLVDVLPWLQRFPNPVRTAYRDFQKLNHDFYGFVLDKFLKHRSSLKPGAPPRDMMDALIHTVGKEEEESTGEATAGLHLDTDYVPATVTDIFGASQDTLSTALQWLLILFIRYPEVQAQVQEELDRVVGRDRLPCLDDQPHLPYVMAFLYEAMRFTSFVPVTIPHATTVDTSIMGYHIPKDTVVFINQWSVNHDPVKWQNPEDFNPARFLDNKGFIDKDMASGVMIFSVGKRRCIGEELSKVQLFLFIAILAHQCNFLANPDEDRRMNFSYGLTIKPQSFTINVTLRESMELLDNTVQRLQAEDNQ
- the CYP1B1 gene encoding cytochrome P450 1B1 isoform X2, whose protein sequence is MATSRNSEEAWIPDLLSTQQTTLLLFLSVLVAVHLGQCILRRCRRPPGAGFSPPGPFQWPLIGNAVEVGNIPHLSFTRLARRYGDVFQIRLGNCPVVVLNGERAIRQALLQQGSTFASRPPFPSFHVVSNGRSLAFGKYSEIWKMQRRVAHGTVRAFSTGHVRSRRVLEQHVLSEARELVMLLVQGSAGGAFLNPGPLTVVAVANVMSAVCFGCRYSHSDEEFRELLSHNERFGRTVGAGSLVDVLPWLQRFPNPVRTAYRDFQKLNHDFYGFVLDKFLKHRSSLKPGAPPRDMMDALIHTVGKEEEESTGEATAGLHLDTDYVPATVTDIFGASQDTLSTALQWLLILFIRYPEVQAQVQEELDRVVGRDRLPCLDDQPHLPYVMAFLYEAMRFTSFVPVTIPHATTVDTSIMGYHIPKDTVVFINQWSVNHDPVKWQNPEDFNPARFLDNKGFIDKDMASGVMIFSVGKRRCIGEELSKVQLFLFIAILAHQCNFLANPDEDRRMNFSYGLTIKPQSFTINVTLRESMELLDNTVQRLQAEDNQ